CCGGTCTGGGCGGAGGTCACGACGAAAGAGAACAGACTTTGAATCAACTTTTAGTAGAAATGGATGGTTTTGATCTGAATGATTCTGTTATCATTATTGCAGCAACAAATAGACCCGATGTGCTCGATCCGGCATTGCTTCGTCCCGGAAGATTCGATAGACAGGTTATTGTTGACCTGCCGGACATTAAAGGACGAGAAGCGATCCTGAAAGTTCATAGTAAGAAACTTCCGATTTCCAAACAAGTAACTTTAAGTATTATTGCTCGCGGAACTCCCGGTTTCAGCGGAGCAGATTTGGCGAACCTGATCAATGAAGCAGCTCTCCTGGCAGCTCGCAAGAATAAGAAAAAGATCGGGATGGAAGATTTTGAAGAAGCAAAGGATAAAGTCACTCTCGGCAAAGCCAGAAAAAGTAGAGTCATAACTGATGACGATAAAAAAATTACAGCATATCATGAAGTCGGTCATGTTCTCTGTTCTATCTTCCAGCAAAAAACAGAACCTATTCATAAAGTAACGATCATTCCAAGAGGGTTTACCGGCGGAGCAACTCATTTCCTGCAAACAGATAAATCCCGATACACAAAAGGATATTTGGAAGAATCGATTGTCGGACTGATGGGAGGTCGCTCTGCAGAAGAAATCGCTTTTAATGAAATTTCTACCGGAGCTTCCAATGATATTCAAAGATCGACAGACTTAGCCAAACAGATGGTCTGCAACTGGGGAATGAGCGACAAGATCGGACCAATGACAATCGGTAAGGAAGACTCTCAGATATTTCTCGGAAAAGAATTTACTCGACAAGAACAGATCAGCGAAGAGACAGCAAAATTGATCGATAGTGAAATCAGGAATATCATCACTATTGCTCACCAGAAATCACTGGAAATTCTGAATGATAAAAGAATACTACTCGATAAATTATCGGAAGTTTTATTGGAAAAAGAAACTCTTAATTCGGATGAAATATATTCTATTATTTTAGAAAATATCGATGAAAAAGATAAAAAATTAGTAGAAGAAAAATACGAAAAAGCAAAAGAGATGAAGATCGATACAACTCCAGAAGAATCGGAAAATGAAGATTCTGATAAAAAAAAACAGGAAGAAAAAGAAGAAAAACCTAATGATCAAAAAGCGGATACAAAAGAACAGAAATCGAATGAAAAAAATCCTGATGTTGAGGATAAACCGAAAAGGAAAGATAAGTAAATCCGATAATCCTATCGTCTCAATGAAGCTCAGATTTATTGAAATAT
This window of the Candidatus Cloacimonadota bacterium genome carries:
- a CDS encoding ATP-dependent metallopeptidase FtsH/Yme1/Tma family protein — translated: MKKSQSITFWIVVLLMIIVFYQFSKMNNTKYQVIDYSDFEEMYKRKPTGILQVDINGKDVVFIGDDGIKYATYLPFEPDSDFTKELTALGISVKSTKPSKLFSFLISMLPFLIFLGFWFFMMRGIRGGAGAAFSFGKSRAKLFAGGKTQVTFKDVAGVDEAKEELEEIIEFPKAPDKFQKLGGRIPRGVLLLGRPGTGKTLLAKAVAGEAKVPFYSISGSDFVEMFVGVGASRVRDMFVEAKKNAPCIAFIDEIDAVGRHRGTGLGGGHDEREQTLNQLLVEMDGFDLNDSVIIIAATNRPDVLDPALLRPGRFDRQVIVDLPDIKGREAILKVHSKKLPISKQVTLSIIARGTPGFSGADLANLINEAALLAARKNKKKIGMEDFEEAKDKVTLGKARKSRVITDDDKKITAYHEVGHVLCSIFQQKTEPIHKVTIIPRGFTGGATHFLQTDKSRYTKGYLEESIVGLMGGRSAEEIAFNEISTGASNDIQRSTDLAKQMVCNWGMSDKIGPMTIGKEDSQIFLGKEFTRQEQISEETAKLIDSEIRNIITIAHQKSLEILNDKRILLDKLSEVLLEKETLNSDEIYSIILENIDEKDKKLVEEKYEKAKEMKIDTTPEESENEDSDKKKQEEKEEKPNDQKADTKEQKSNEKNPDVEDKPKRKDK